A genomic segment from Modestobacter roseus encodes:
- the hisB gene encoding imidazoleglycerol-phosphate dehydratase HisB, whose product MSRTARVERATSETKLVVELDLDGTGTSDIATGVGFYDHMLTALSKHSGIDLTVRADGDLHIDAHHTVEDVAIALGQAFAEALGDKRGITRYGDATIPMDEVLVQAAVDLSGRPYFVHAEPETMTPMIGPDYPTSLTKHVLESFAFNARITLHVRVLYAGRDAHHIVEGQFKALARALRTAVALDPRVSDVPSTKGAL is encoded by the coding sequence ATGAGCCGCACTGCACGCGTCGAGCGGGCCACCAGCGAGACCAAGCTCGTCGTCGAGCTGGACCTGGACGGCACCGGCACCTCCGACATCGCCACCGGGGTCGGGTTCTACGACCACATGCTCACCGCGCTGTCCAAGCACAGCGGCATCGACCTGACCGTCCGGGCCGACGGCGACCTGCACATCGACGCCCACCACACCGTCGAGGACGTCGCGATCGCGCTGGGGCAGGCCTTCGCCGAGGCGCTCGGGGACAAGCGGGGGATCACCCGCTACGGCGACGCGACCATCCCGATGGACGAGGTGCTGGTGCAGGCCGCGGTCGACCTGTCCGGCCGGCCGTACTTCGTGCACGCCGAGCCGGAGACCATGACGCCGATGATCGGGCCGGACTACCCGACGTCGCTGACGAAGCACGTGCTGGAGTCCTTCGCGTTCAACGCGCGGATCACCCTGCACGTGCGGGTGCTCTACGCCGGCCGGGACGCCCACCACATCGTCGAGGGGCAGTTCAAGGCGCTGGCCCGCGCGCTGCGCACGGCCGTCGCCCTCGACCCGCGGGTCAGCGACGTCCCCTCGACCAAGGGCGCCCTGTAA
- the hisH gene encoding imidazole glycerol phosphate synthase subunit HisH, translating to MKKVVVLDYGSGNLRSAERALSRVGADVTVTADPQAALEADGLVVPGVGAFAACMDGLRAVDGPKVIGRRLAGGRPVLGICVGMQILFERGVEHGQDADGCGEWPGVVEPLQAPVLPHMGWNTVQPPEGSTLFAGLADQRFYFVHSYGVREFPLAEAGVTGRLTPPAVTWAEHGDRFVAGVENGPLSATQFHPEKSGDAGAQLLTNWLDTLD from the coding sequence GTGAAGAAGGTCGTCGTGCTCGACTACGGGTCGGGCAACCTGCGCTCCGCCGAGCGGGCGCTGTCCCGGGTCGGTGCCGACGTCACGGTGACCGCCGACCCGCAGGCCGCGCTGGAGGCCGACGGGCTCGTCGTCCCCGGCGTCGGTGCATTCGCCGCCTGCATGGACGGGCTGCGCGCCGTCGACGGCCCGAAGGTGATCGGCCGCCGGCTGGCCGGCGGCCGGCCGGTGCTCGGCATCTGCGTGGGCATGCAGATCCTCTTCGAGCGCGGCGTCGAGCACGGTCAGGACGCCGACGGTTGCGGCGAGTGGCCCGGCGTGGTCGAGCCGCTGCAGGCGCCGGTGCTGCCGCACATGGGCTGGAACACCGTCCAGCCGCCGGAGGGGTCCACCCTCTTCGCCGGGCTGGCGGACCAGCGCTTCTACTTCGTCCACTCCTACGGCGTGCGCGAGTTCCCGCTCGCCGAGGCCGGGGTGACCGGGCGGCTCACCCCGCCGGCGGTGACCTGGGCCGAGCACGGCGACCGGTTCGTCGCCGGGGTGGAGAACGGCCCGCTGTCGGCGACCCAGTTCCACCCGGAGAAGAGCGGCGACGCCGGCGCCCAGCTGCTGACGAACTGGCTCGACACCCTCGACTGA